In Deinococcus sp. QL22, the following are encoded in one genomic region:
- a CDS encoding Imm10 family immunity protein has translation MPNRFTARALAVEELTDLDTFLIALADHADGPTRSLELQKALDAGEDEEHDFDSYCLVVDGAATHSGGVVTCHLTAQTLVLHLNEQAADTLETDGFEIDLDLSEEQRTALRAGLERLFQGDRLAPATLVLE, from the coding sequence ATGCCCAACCGCTTCACCGCTCGTGCGCTTGCCGTCGAGGAGCTCACTGATCTGGACACCTTTCTGATTGCCCTGGCTGACCATGCAGACGGGCCCACCCGCTCGCTGGAACTTCAGAAGGCGCTGGATGCCGGGGAGGACGAGGAGCATGACTTCGACTCGTACTGCCTGGTTGTGGACGGTGCCGCCACCCACTCTGGTGGTGTGGTGACCTGCCACCTGACGGCACAGACCCTGGTGTTGCATCTGAACGAGCAGGCGGCAGACACGCTGGAGACTGACGGCTTCGAGATCGACCTCGACCTGAGCGAGGAGCAGCGGACCGCGCTGCGCGCCGGCCTCGAGCGGCTGTTCCAGGGTGACCGGCTCGCGCCCGCCACGCTGGTGCTGGAATGA